In Blautia sp. SC05B48, a single genomic region encodes these proteins:
- a CDS encoding HNH endonuclease — MYNQFQKELYLSEISNFNSQRSTQRIFNASESLENYYQKDICDFNKEELIDFFAQKTGTNDIASDKSLLKTYINWCISNGKTIFSINYIDRIHSYDIDKRTIFREKYLLNGNELDDMLNIVYEGIDSSEKTVAASKELIIRLCYLGLENEEIVQLKKEMVDYENHIIFSAIYPGLKYSANDKVLELCKYCSEQTEYILSKSNGQVCHEPLCDNDYVIRRRIGTVKNNIYNEPLRFGHVIHKIKEFCNEYEKKSGKKKTLTADKLRDSGLFHLIHSVNDKESFLYNDLTTKLLLKDPDLSPRNLRDKINRIKKSYEIWVRAFEYPEFQFQQNRHTLKKPDIFEEISQIYEKERDKATVTQEHYTRNQQIISRLKKEYGFRCQLCQKNNYFNIETLDGYYVEVHHIIPNSEGVDEEGSLDRPGNMIVVCPNHHRYLHWNKGGNYKLQKENDCLYLANDSDKLAIITDLHLSKYNNL; from the coding sequence ATGTATAATCAATTTCAAAAAGAACTATATTTATCAGAAATATCAAATTTTAATTCTCAAAGGTCAACGCAAAGAATTTTCAATGCTTCTGAATCCTTAGAGAATTATTATCAAAAGGATATCTGTGACTTTAATAAAGAAGAACTCATTGATTTTTTTGCCCAGAAAACAGGTACAAACGATATTGCTTCTGATAAAAGTTTATTAAAGACATATATAAATTGGTGTATTTCCAATGGAAAAACCATTTTTAGCATCAATTATATAGATCGGATTCATTCTTATGACATAGATAAAAGAACTATATTCCGTGAAAAATATTTATTAAATGGAAATGAATTAGATGACATGCTCAATATTGTTTACGAGGGAATTGATAGCTCCGAAAAAACAGTTGCGGCATCCAAAGAGTTAATCATACGTCTGTGTTATTTAGGATTAGAAAATGAAGAAATTGTACAATTAAAAAAAGAAATGGTTGATTATGAAAACCACATTATATTTAGTGCAATATATCCAGGTTTAAAATATTCTGCTAACGACAAAGTATTAGAATTATGTAAATATTGTTCTGAGCAAACAGAATATATTCTTTCCAAAAGTAATGGTCAAGTCTGCCATGAACCACTTTGTGATAATGATTATGTTATTCGTCGAAGAATTGGTACAGTAAAAAATAATATTTATAATGAACCCTTACGTTTTGGACATGTAATACATAAGATAAAAGAATTTTGCAACGAATATGAAAAAAAGAGCGGAAAAAAGAAGACCTTAACTGCTGATAAACTCCGTGATAGTGGTTTATTCCATTTAATTCACTCTGTAAACGATAAAGAATCTTTTTTATATAATGATTTAACTACAAAGCTGTTGCTAAAAGATCCCGATTTATCCCCTCGTAACCTGAGAGACAAAATAAATCGAATCAAAAAATCTTACGAAATATGGGTAAGAGCTTTTGAATATCCTGAATTTCAGTTCCAGCAAAATCGTCATACACTTAAAAAGCCAGACATATTTGAAGAAATATCGCAGATCTACGAGAAAGAACGTGATAAGGCAACAGTTACACAAGAACACTACACAAGAAATCAGCAAATCATTTCACGCCTAAAAAAAGAATATGGTTTTCGCTGCCAGCTCTGTCAAAAAAATAATTACTTTAACATAGAAACCTTAGACGGATATTATGTAGAAGTTCATCACATAATCCCTAATTCCGAAGGTGTGGACGAAGAAGGCTCTTTAGACCGTCCAGGAAACATGATTGTTGTGTGTCCGAATCATCATAGATATTTACATTGGAATAAAGGTGGAAATTATAAGCTGCAAAAAGAAAATGATTGCTTATATCTTGCTAATGATTCAGATAAACTTGCGATTATAACCGATCTGCATTTATCTAAATACAATAATTTATAA
- a CDS encoding tRNA (uracil-5-)-methyltransferase: MKRKKSILIIVCFLLLLLFAFIFFFGRQGKIDNPLLPIDELAENWKGNQDLPSNGENKEIEIPGFKTLVFYANQTTQKVNLYNPENNDCLFKLKLYADDSQIWESGYIKPNDGYYDIELNEPLNIGEYAGKLLYQCYKEDGTQLNSAVVSFKLTVKEQ; the protein is encoded by the coding sequence GTGAAAAGAAAAAAATCTATCCTTATTATAGTTTGTTTTTTGTTACTACTGCTTTTTGCATTCATTTTTTTCTTTGGTCGGCAAGGAAAAATAGATAATCCTTTATTGCCAATTGATGAATTGGCAGAAAATTGGAAGGGAAATCAAGACTTACCGAGTAACGGGGAAAATAAAGAAATTGAAATTCCTGGATTTAAAACCCTTGTATTTTATGCAAATCAAACAACTCAAAAAGTTAACTTGTACAATCCAGAGAATAATGATTGCTTATTCAAGCTGAAACTTTATGCAGATGATAGCCAAATATGGGAGTCCGGTTACATTAAACCAAATGATGGTTATTATGATATTGAACTAAATGAGCCGTTGAATATTGGAGAATATGCCGGAAAACTCCTGTACCAATGTTACAAAGAGGATGGAACGCAGCTTAATAGCGCAGTAGTAAGTTTTAAATTAACAGTGAAGGAACAATAG
- a CDS encoding Mu transposase C-terminal domain-containing protein: MKNNCLLRNDNNIIRILDQQPDKKLIIDCIKQTMPKWVKTENISSFLLCTEQELLSITNKNIKSMESFDADSRKFIHAHFSLIAGILPFIADNAKRNQMIENISEEMHVSKQTIRHYLCLYLIYQDISVLAPKQKKEKELSKDEKNMRWALNKFFYTRNKNSLQTAYTLMLKQKYCEANGELLPEYPTFNQFRYFYRKTKSMQTYYISRDGLKSYQRNNRPLTGDGVQQFAPNVGVGMLDATICDIYLVDDAGNLVGRPVFTTCIDAYSSLCCGYSLTWEGGMYSLRNLMINVVTDKVEWCKKHGIIIDKNEWNNSQLPGVLVTDMGSEYKSENFEQLAELGVTITNLPPYRPELKGSVEKFFDLVQGYYKKHLKGKGVINPDFRERGSHDYRKDACLTIKDFERVILRCIIFYNSKRIIENFPYTDQMIEENILPYANRIFEWGKNQPGANMISVKKNEVIYSLLPRTIGKFTRYGLKVNKMRYHCEGYTEEYLSGGEINVAYNPDDVTTVWALIGGQYVTFDLVERRYNGKNIEEAQILRGSQKTLISGENRKSTQAQIDLARYIETIANNVCYKSDVKVKDVRQTRKYETQRAHINFVKDGE, encoded by the coding sequence ATGAAGAATAATTGCCTTTTAAGAAACGACAACAACATCATAAGAATACTGGATCAGCAGCCAGATAAAAAACTGATAATTGACTGCATAAAACAGACAATGCCAAAATGGGTAAAAACCGAAAACATCAGCTCATTTTTGCTTTGTACAGAACAAGAATTACTCAGTATCACAAATAAAAATATCAAATCTATGGAATCGTTTGATGCGGATAGTCGAAAATTCATTCATGCGCATTTTTCTTTGATTGCCGGAATTCTGCCATTCATTGCAGATAACGCAAAGAGAAATCAGATGATTGAGAATATTTCTGAAGAAATGCATGTAAGCAAACAAACGATACGTCATTATTTATGTCTGTATTTAATATACCAGGACATATCTGTATTAGCACCCAAACAGAAAAAAGAAAAAGAGCTTTCCAAAGATGAGAAAAACATGAGGTGGGCACTTAACAAATTCTTCTATACTAGAAATAAAAATAGCTTACAGACAGCATATACCCTAATGCTGAAGCAGAAGTATTGTGAGGCGAATGGAGAACTGCTGCCAGAATATCCGACCTTCAATCAATTCAGATATTTTTACAGAAAAACAAAAAGTATGCAGACCTATTATATTTCAAGGGATGGGCTGAAAAGCTATCAAAGGAACAACCGCCCATTAACCGGCGATGGTGTACAGCAGTTTGCGCCGAATGTCGGAGTGGGTATGTTGGATGCAACCATTTGTGACATTTATCTTGTGGATGATGCCGGAAATCTTGTAGGAAGACCAGTGTTTACAACTTGCATAGATGCTTATAGCAGCTTGTGTTGCGGTTATTCATTGACATGGGAAGGTGGCATGTACAGTTTAAGAAATCTGATGATAAATGTTGTCACAGACAAGGTGGAATGGTGCAAAAAACATGGAATCATCATAGATAAAAACGAGTGGAATAATAGCCAACTTCCGGGTGTATTGGTTACGGATATGGGATCGGAATATAAATCAGAGAACTTTGAACAATTGGCAGAGTTGGGAGTTACAATAACGAATCTTCCACCATACCGACCAGAATTAAAAGGATCAGTGGAGAAATTCTTTGATTTGGTGCAAGGATATTATAAAAAGCATCTCAAAGGAAAAGGCGTTATAAACCCGGATTTCAGGGAAAGAGGATCGCACGATTATAGAAAAGATGCATGTTTGACTATAAAAGATTTTGAGCGTGTAATATTGCGTTGCATCATCTTTTACAATTCCAAACGTATTATAGAGAATTTCCCATATACAGATCAGATGATTGAAGAAAATATATTGCCGTATGCGAATCGTATATTTGAATGGGGGAAAAATCAACCTGGTGCAAATATGATTTCCGTTAAAAAGAACGAGGTTATTTATTCTCTGCTGCCTAGAACAATCGGTAAGTTTACCAGGTACGGTCTGAAGGTCAATAAAATGAGATATCATTGTGAAGGATATACAGAAGAATATTTGAGCGGTGGCGAAATCAATGTAGCATATAATCCTGATGATGTAACAACAGTGTGGGCATTGATTGGCGGTCAGTATGTGACGTTTGACCTTGTAGAAAGGCGATATAACGGCAAAAATATAGAAGAAGCACAAATACTCAGGGGCAGTCAGAAAACGCTTATATCGGGCGAAAATAGAAAGAGTACGCAAGCCCAGATTGACCTTGCACGCTATATAGAAACCATTGCAAATAATGTGTGCTATAAGTCAGACGTAAAAGTGAAGGATGTTCGCCAAACACGAAAATATGAGACACAGAGAGCGCATATAAACTTTGTAAAGGACGGTGAATAA
- a CDS encoding recombinase family protein yields MCIVYGYCRVSRAKQKVQRQIDNIKAYNPDAVIIAEAFTGTKMDRPKWSNLYRKVKCNDTIIFDEVSRMSRDAEEGFKVYKELYERGVNLIFLKESTLNTENFRKTTQIAMTDTDVDLILEGVNKYLMKLAENQIKSAFETAQHEVDFLHKRTSEGVQRAIAEGKRVGIEKGRKLVTKKSIEKKEIIRKHCRDFGGSLNDNECMVMTGLSRNTYYKYKRELKGQG; encoded by the coding sequence ATGTGTATAGTGTATGGATATTGCAGGGTAAGCCGAGCTAAACAGAAGGTTCAAAGACAGATAGATAATATTAAAGCATATAATCCTGATGCTGTAATTATAGCAGAAGCATTTACGGGAACTAAGATGGATCGTCCAAAATGGAGTAATCTTTATAGAAAAGTAAAGTGCAATGATACTATTATATTTGATGAAGTAAGTCGAATGTCAAGAGACGCAGAAGAAGGATTCAAAGTATATAAAGAATTGTATGAACGTGGAGTAAACCTAATATTTTTGAAAGAATCAACATTAAATACAGAAAATTTCCGAAAAACAACGCAGATTGCAATGACTGATACCGATGTAGATTTGATATTAGAAGGCGTTAATAAATATTTGATGAAACTTGCTGAAAATCAAATCAAATCGGCGTTTGAGACTGCACAGCACGAAGTGGATTTTTTACACAAGCGAACGTCAGAAGGTGTGCAACGTGCAATTGCAGAAGGAAAGAGAGTTGGAATTGAAAAAGGACGAAAGCTCGTAACCAAGAAAAGTATTGAAAAGAAAGAAATCATAAGAAAACATTGTAGGGATTTTGGTGGATCACTTAATGACAATGAGTGCATGGTAATGACGGGGTTGTCAAGAAATACCTATTACAAATACAAAAGGGAATTGAAAGGGCAAGGATAA
- a CDS encoding TniB family NTP-binding protein codes for MRKIEDITDNLPPMLSGKELISALSVLPEYNPEIVNASAAERLMALSDIYRIYVPSKMSQEIYSKLYLALIRSLQKKCTSAVMQQQRENFKAMQHKSYNGGIIGGSDSFSIIGSSGIGKSASVFRAIQVTTDSEVIETENPYAKIIPVLVVQTPFDASTKGLMLEILRRVDEILGSKYYENAHRKKSTTDTLIGCVSQIALNNIGLLILDEIQNVCNSKNGRNLVGSITQLVNNSGISICFVGTPECKEFFSKAMHLARRTMGLQYGSMEYGIEFIAFCKIIFQYQYMERHVEITDKIIEWLYEHSNGNVSMVVAILHDAQEIGILASEKELTLDLLEKAYNNRMELLHDYVEFATIQKPQKTTRKKKNKQQSNGDFSVNNNIKIADLVKEAKESGADIVELLKKNLTVVEVSV; via the coding sequence ATGAGAAAAATTGAAGATATCACAGACAATTTACCGCCGATGTTATCGGGAAAAGAGCTAATATCCGCTTTAAGTGTTCTGCCAGAGTATAATCCAGAGATTGTAAATGCAAGTGCAGCAGAGCGGTTAATGGCACTATCTGATATATATAGAATCTATGTTCCGTCAAAGATGTCGCAGGAAATATACAGTAAATTGTACCTTGCTTTAATACGATCACTGCAGAAAAAATGCACAAGTGCCGTTATGCAACAGCAAAGAGAAAATTTCAAGGCAATGCAGCATAAATCCTATAACGGTGGGATTATCGGCGGTTCAGATTCATTTTCGATTATTGGAAGTTCCGGGATAGGGAAAAGTGCATCTGTTTTCCGGGCGATTCAGGTAACGACAGATAGCGAAGTAATAGAAACGGAAAATCCATATGCAAAGATTATTCCTGTTTTGGTCGTGCAAACTCCGTTTGATGCATCCACAAAAGGGTTAATGCTGGAAATTTTGAGAAGAGTTGATGAGATTCTGGGATCGAAATACTATGAAAACGCACATAGAAAGAAATCAACAACAGATACTTTGATTGGTTGTGTGAGCCAGATTGCGTTGAATAATATCGGTTTATTGATACTTGATGAAATACAGAATGTATGCAATTCAAAAAATGGAAGAAATTTGGTTGGAAGTATTACACAGTTAGTCAATAATTCCGGCATTAGTATTTGTTTTGTCGGCACGCCGGAATGTAAAGAGTTCTTTTCTAAGGCGATGCATCTTGCTAGAAGAACAATGGGGCTGCAATATGGCTCTATGGAATATGGAATAGAGTTTATTGCATTCTGTAAGATAATCTTTCAGTATCAGTACATGGAAAGACATGTAGAAATCACAGATAAGATTATTGAATGGCTGTATGAACATTCAAACGGCAATGTATCTATGGTGGTAGCGATTTTGCATGATGCACAGGAAATCGGCATTCTTGCAAGTGAGAAAGAGTTGACATTGGATTTATTGGAAAAGGCATATAACAATCGTATGGAGCTACTGCATGATTATGTAGAATTCGCAACGATACAGAAGCCTCAGAAAACAACCAGAAAGAAAAAGAATAAGCAACAATCAAACGGCGATTTCTCCGTAAACAATAACATCAAAATCGCAGATCTTGTTAAAGAAGCAAAAGAGAGTGGAGCAGATATAGTTGAACTGCTAAAGAAAAATTTGACAGTTGTGGAGGTGTCCGTATGA
- the gpmI gene encoding 2,3-bisphosphoglycerate-independent phosphoglycerate mutase has product MSKKPTVLMILDGYGLNDRHDGNAVYEAKTPVMDGLMKDYPFVKGNASGLAVGLPDGQMGNSEVGHMNMGAGRIVYQELTRITKEIQDGDFFKNEALLTAMKNAKDNDSAIHFMGLLSDGGVHSHNTHLYGLLEMAKREGLKKVYVHCFLDGRDTPPASGKEFVEQLEAKMKEIGVGEIGVISGRYYAMDRDNRWNRVELAYKALTQGEGVKGTDAAAAVQASYDADKTDEFVLPTVIEKDGKPVATISDKDSVVFFNFRPDRAREITRAFCDDDFKGFERAKRLDTTFVCFTEYDDTIQNKLVAFHKVLLHNTFGEYLAAHDMTQARIAETEKYAHVTFFFNGGVEEPNKGEDRILVKSPKVPTYDMQPEMSAPEVCEKLVEAIKSDKYDVIIINFANPDMVGHTGVEAAAIKAVETVDACVGKAVEAIKEVDGQLFICADHGNAEQLVNYETGEPWTAHTTNPVPFILVNADSKYTLRENGCLADIVPTLIQLMGMEQPKEMTGESLLVEK; this is encoded by the coding sequence ATGAGCAAAAAACCAACAGTTTTAATGATCCTTGATGGATACGGACTCAATGACAGACATGACGGAAATGCTGTATATGAGGCAAAAACACCGGTTATGGACGGACTTATGAAAGATTATCCGTTTGTAAAAGGCAATGCCAGCGGTCTTGCGGTAGGTCTTCCGGACGGACAGATGGGTAACTCCGAGGTTGGTCATATGAACATGGGCGCAGGCCGTATCGTATACCAGGAGCTTACAAGAATCACAAAAGAGATCCAGGACGGCGATTTCTTCAAGAATGAGGCACTTCTTACTGCTATGAAGAACGCAAAAGACAATGATTCCGCGATCCATTTTATGGGACTTCTTTCTGACGGTGGCGTACACAGCCACAATACACATCTCTATGGACTTCTTGAGATGGCAAAGAGAGAGGGACTCAAGAAAGTTTACGTACACTGCTTCCTGGATGGACGTGACACACCGCCTGCATCCGGTAAAGAGTTTGTAGAGCAGCTGGAAGCCAAAATGAAAGAGATCGGCGTTGGTGAGATCGGTGTGATCTCCGGACGTTATTATGCAATGGATCGTGATAACCGCTGGAATCGTGTTGAGCTTGCATATAAAGCTCTTACACAGGGCGAAGGCGTAAAGGGAACAGATGCTGCAGCAGCAGTTCAGGCTTCCTATGATGCTGACAAGACAGATGAATTTGTGCTTCCGACTGTTATCGAGAAAGACGGCAAACCGGTTGCAACTATTTCCGATAAGGATTCCGTTGTATTCTTCAACTTCCGTCCGGACCGTGCAAGAGAGATCACAAGAGCTTTCTGTGATGACGATTTTAAGGGCTTTGAGAGAGCAAAGAGACTGGATACCACATTCGTATGCTTCACAGAGTATGATGATACCATCCAGAATAAGCTGGTAGCATTCCACAAGGTTCTTCTTCACAATACCTTCGGTGAGTACCTTGCAGCTCACGATATGACACAGGCACGTATCGCCGAGACAGAGAAATATGCACATGTTACATTCTTCTTCAACGGTGGTGTTGAGGAGCCAAACAAAGGAGAGGACAGAATCCTTGTAAAATCCCCGAAGGTTCCGACCTACGATATGCAGCCGGAGATGAGCGCACCGGAGGTTTGTGAAAAGCTTGTAGAGGCGATTAAGTCTGACAAGTATGATGTGATCATCATCAACTTTGCTAACCCGGATATGGTTGGCCATACAGGTGTTGAGGCAGCTGCGATCAAGGCTGTTGAGACTGTTGATGCGTGTGTCGGTAAGGCTGTAGAGGCGATCAAAGAGGTTGACGGACAGCTCTTTATCTGCGCTGACCATGGTAACGCAGAGCAGCTTGTAAACTATGAAACAGGTGAGCCATGGACAGCTCATACAACTAACCCGGTACCGTTTATCCTTGTAAACGCAGATTCGAAATACACACTTCGTGAGAACGGATGTCTTGCAGATATCGTTCCGACTCTGATCCAGCTTATGGGTATGGAGCAGCCGAAGGAAATGACAGGAGAGTCTCTTCTTGTTGAGAAATAA
- a CDS encoding DUF4238 domain-containing protein produces MKAHKVPATYFSSWKTPGTKHSFYVFYKSDVNKKGNSKSYKDVDNITQEHAYFMEEDFYYLDIKKVPGLLYKLSDEINDFLQERDYKIECPDFLAEDKEAEAEYPIIEIKNYDDLMRCWRDIDKWMIKDTDGKAIENDMFSRDLHDYLFEKIGIIVEETYFANNLEPKWNNIKKEIEKQRKLGDDFCLSNKADFLEFFVIQYLRVNDFMTDDIEPVVNMFKEVFSSMGFENPELEEMKEDGLLASESFFYGTLLDVARGEKQRLQKYIDSIEQNYVMDLLKAEDGVSFITSTSPCVVMKMIGKFKVEMVFPVSPKYCIRFIGKSSVNNRSGKFFEATSDEVKCINRKIISESKNIVISESENISDRI; encoded by the coding sequence ATGAAAGCACATAAAGTTCCAGCAACATATTTTTCTTCATGGAAAACGCCGGGAACAAAACACAGTTTTTATGTTTTTTATAAATCTGATGTAAATAAAAAAGGAAATAGTAAAAGTTACAAAGATGTTGATAACATAACTCAGGAGCACGCCTACTTTATGGAAGAAGATTTCTATTATTTAGATATAAAAAAAGTTCCTGGATTATTGTATAAACTATCAGATGAAATCAATGATTTTTTGCAAGAGCGAGATTATAAGATCGAATGCCCGGATTTTCTGGCAGAAGATAAGGAAGCAGAGGCAGAGTACCCAATTATTGAAATAAAAAATTATGATGACCTTATGCGTTGTTGGAGAGATATAGATAAATGGATGATTAAAGATACGGATGGTAAAGCTATTGAAAATGATATGTTTTCAAGGGACTTACATGATTATCTATTTGAAAAAATTGGGATAATTGTTGAAGAAACGTATTTTGCAAATAATTTAGAACCCAAATGGAATAACATCAAGAAAGAAATAGAAAAACAAAGAAAATTAGGTGATGATTTTTGCTTAAGTAATAAAGCGGATTTCCTAGAATTTTTTGTTATTCAATATCTTAGAGTGAATGATTTTATGACGGATGATATTGAACCTGTAGTAAACATGTTTAAAGAGGTATTTTCTTCTATGGGGTTTGAGAATCCTGAATTAGAGGAAATGAAAGAAGATGGGTTGTTAGCGTCGGAATCCTTTTTTTATGGAACATTATTGGATGTTGCAAGGGGAGAGAAACAACGACTTCAGAAGTATATAGATTCGATAGAACAAAATTATGTTATGGATTTGCTTAAAGCAGAAGACGGCGTTTCTTTTATAACATCTACATCACCGTGTGTAGTTATGAAAATGATTGGAAAGTTTAAAGTTGAAATGGTTTTTCCAGTATCGCCAAAATATTGTATTCGATTTATCGGAAAGTCCAGTGTGAATAATAGAAGTGGAAAATTTTTTGAAGCTACATCGGATGAGGTTAAATGTATAAATCGAAAAATTATTTCTGAATCAAAAAATATTGTCATAAGTGAATCAGAAAATATATCTGATAGAATCTAA
- a CDS encoding TnsA endonuclease N-terminal domain-containing protein produces the protein MRKKSFKGRCEKRMLSKCSSICRTYDPIQTSYAEILENDPDIVEIQCNVILEDLEDGVYMSDFLCTKTNNEKMVRECVQRKHLMKPLTVKLLDISRDYWLEQGIEDWGLVINEE, from the coding sequence ATGCGGAAAAAATCATTCAAAGGACGTTGCGAAAAACGTATGCTTTCCAAGTGCAGCAGCATATGTCGTACTTATGATCCAATCCAAACTAGCTATGCGGAAATCCTTGAAAACGATCCCGACATAGTAGAAATTCAATGTAATGTCATTTTGGAAGATTTAGAAGACGGAGTGTACATGTCTGACTTCCTATGTACAAAAACCAATAACGAAAAAATGGTAAGAGAGTGTGTGCAAAGAAAACACTTAATGAAGCCATTAACAGTGAAATTACTGGATATATCAAGAGACTATTGGTTAGAACAGGGTATTGAGGATTGGGGGTTAGTAATCAATGAAGAATAA
- a CDS encoding TnsD family Tn7-like transposition protein — MCNYYGRYLKIAKRREAMQALTLLKGNYVNLFSITPIRDRTEYLKYCPMCVKEHREKYGETYWNRIHQVPEIKVCPKHKCRLLNSTVIYDRHKVSGFVTAESEITNLESEKGTELESKLAEYIEAMVRTPVKIYANLQPGEFLVSQMNNTPYLSNRGQVINITILYEKMMEFYESLDNGISMKWQISKVLHGERINPYEIIQIGVFLGIPVKELMECRLPFKKPEEDFDDRVIEMLRSDISAYQISRDLGVSNALINLIRSKHGVPNYKDDRYVTNKRNNKEQKVTELRKIWIKTMAQYPGYTYTQICNMSEYKSELHWLRRNDYEWTERFYPKAKESRVKIERIKKLDNEYYPKMETIISEYREKDGEMPKRITLGAINRAAGLNNRDLYNMKKCRKIVEKYEETQEGFWARKIFWAISIIEKEGKALTWNHIHKKTHISASNFQAHDKYFREKLGDEVIDAISPR; from the coding sequence TTGTGTAATTATTATGGGCGATACTTAAAAATTGCAAAAAGAAGGGAAGCAATGCAAGCACTTACGCTTCTAAAGGGGAATTATGTTAATTTATTTTCGATTACCCCTATTCGGGACAGAACGGAATATTTGAAGTATTGTCCGATGTGTGTCAAGGAGCATAGAGAAAAATATGGAGAGACATACTGGAATCGGATTCATCAAGTGCCGGAAATCAAAGTATGTCCAAAACATAAATGCAGATTACTTAATAGTACGGTTATATATGATAGGCATAAAGTGTCTGGTTTTGTAACGGCTGAATCTGAAATCACAAATTTAGAATCAGAGAAAGGAACAGAATTAGAATCAAAACTTGCAGAGTATATTGAGGCAATGGTTCGCACACCTGTAAAAATATATGCTAATTTGCAGCCGGGCGAATTTCTTGTGTCGCAAATGAATAATACGCCGTATTTATCGAATAGAGGGCAAGTTATAAATATAACGATTCTATATGAAAAGATGATGGAATTTTATGAAAGTCTGGATAACGGGATTTCTATGAAGTGGCAGATTTCAAAGGTGTTACATGGAGAGAGAATAAATCCGTATGAGATAATTCAAATAGGAGTATTTCTGGGCATTCCGGTAAAAGAGCTAATGGAATGCAGATTGCCATTTAAAAAGCCGGAAGAGGATTTTGACGATAGAGTTATTGAAATGCTTCGTAGTGATATAAGCGCATATCAAATATCAAGAGATTTAGGGGTGTCTAATGCACTTATCAATTTAATTAGGAGCAAACACGGAGTTCCGAATTATAAAGATGATAGATATGTCACAAACAAACGGAACAACAAAGAACAGAAAGTAACTGAATTAAGAAAAATATGGATCAAGACAATGGCACAATATCCAGGATATACATATACACAAATATGTAATATGTCAGAATACAAATCAGAGTTACACTGGTTGAGAAGGAATGATTATGAATGGACGGAGAGATTTTATCCGAAAGCAAAAGAGAGTCGGGTAAAAATCGAACGGATTAAAAAATTGGATAATGAGTATTATCCCAAAATGGAAACTATCATTTCTGAATATAGGGAAAAGGATGGAGAGATGCCAAAGCGGATCACGTTAGGAGCAATAAATAGGGCAGCAGGGTTGAATAATCGGGATTTATATAACATGAAAAAATGCAGAAAAATAGTTGAAAAGTATGAAGAAACTCAAGAAGGATTTTGGGCGAGAAAAATATTCTGGGCAATTTCTATTATTGAAAAAGAGGGAAAGGCGTTGACTTGGAATCATATACATAAAAAAACACATATAAGTGCATCAAATTTTCAAGCTCATGATAAATATTTCAGAGAAAAATTAGGTGATGAAGTTATTGACGCAATCAGTCCGAGGTAG
- a CDS encoding helix-turn-helix domain-containing protein, whose protein sequence is MTFNQCGFQERIRLLRKQKGYTQQQLADIFHLSKSNINYYEKSTRAPSPDTFIKYADEFNVTIDFLFGREKSPDNMVDVSGLTKQEISIIENMIDTLRKKNK, encoded by the coding sequence ATGACTTTTAATCAATGTGGCTTTCAGGAGCGCATCAGATTATTAAGAAAGCAAAAAGGCTACACACAGCAGCAGTTGGCTGATATATTCCATCTTTCCAAATCGAATATAAATTACTATGAAAAATCGACAAGAGCACCTTCGCCAGATACGTTTATAAAATATGCGGATGAATTTAATGTGACAATAGATTTTTTATTTGGTAGGGAAAAGTCACCAGACAATATGGTTGATGTAAGCGGATTAACAAAGCAGGAAATTTCTATAATTGAAAATATGATTGATACATTGCGGAAAAAGAATAAGTAA